A genomic segment from Chanos chanos chromosome 2, fChaCha1.1, whole genome shotgun sequence encodes:
- the LOC115805442 gene encoding solute carrier family 22 member 4 produces MTTEDYDQITSFLGEWGTFQWTVFLLLSLSTVPNGYAGMSMVFLSDTPAHHCKLPLLNGSLENLTWAIPEKEIEGVTRPSTCSRYKWINNTGAQLSNVTEGCLDGWEYSTDQYDNTIVTEWNLVCEESWKVPFSLSIFFMGVLTGSFISGQISDRFGRKVTLFVTMAVQTLSSLVQVASFSWEMFCVFFFITGIGQISNYVAAYVLGCELLGKSSRVTFSTLGVCVFYGIGYALLPLFAYFIRSWRVLLAALSLPGLLYIPLWWFIPESPRWLLTKGRVEEAEAILRAAAKKNGITPPAVIFKQAKHLVHKGELKNEPTYTYLDLVRTRKMRNVTVLNCAIWFIITISYFGLSLNTPNMHGDPYLNCLLFAVMEIAASVGVWLVLKVVPRRIVIATTLMTAGTVLLFIHLISTEYSVLGVVLAMSAKFGITAAFSVLYVSAAEQFPTVVRGMGMGLCSMSSKIGSTISPFFPYMGQYNKVLPYILMGFLTVSAGLLSVLIPETSGIDLPEDLSQVQTLNWCCLWCKKQPKAIQTCKTFQNTSSMENSQLSCV; encoded by the exons ATGACAACTGAAGACTATGACCAAATTACCTCGTTCCTGGGGGAATGGGGCACTTTCCAGTGGACTGTGTTCCTACTGCTCAGCCTGAGTACTGTGCCCAATGGCTATGCGGGAATGTCCATGGTCTTCCTCTCAGATACGCCGGCACATCACTGCAAACTACCTCTCCTAAATGGGAGCCTTGAAAACCTTACATGGGCTATACCTGAAAAAGAAATCGAGGGAGTAACAAGGCCCAGCACGTGCTCTCGCTACAAATGGATTAATAATACTGGGGCCCAGCTCAGCAATGTAACAGAGGGCTGTTTGGATGGATGGGAATACAGCACTGACCAGTATGACAACACCATAGTAACAGAG TGGAACCTTGTGTGTGAGGAATCCTGGAAGGTGccattcagtctgtccatctTTTTCATGGGTGTGCTGACTGGTTCATTCATATCTGGTCAGATTTCAGACAG ATTTGGACGTAAGGTGACCCTGTTTGTGACAATGGCAGTGCAGACTCTGTCCAGCCTTGTGCAAGTGGCATCTTTCAGCTGGGAAATGTTTTGCgttttcttcttcatcacaggcaTTGGACAGATCTCTAACTATGTGGCAGCCTACGTTTTAG GTTGCGAACTGCTAGGGAAATCCTCACGAGTGACTTTCTCAACCCTGGGAGTCTGTGTCTTTTATGGAATAGGATATGCTCTCCTTCCACTCTTTGCCTACTTCATTCGAAGCTGGAGAGTGTTGTTGGCCGCTCTCTCTTTACCAGGACTTCTCTACATCCCCCTCTGGTG GTTCATCCCTGAGTCTCCTCGTTGGTTACTGACGAAAGGTCGCGTTGAAGAAGCTGAGGCTATACTTCGTGCTGCTGCAAAGAAAAATGGCATCACTCCACCTGCTGTTATTTTCAAGCAAGCGAAACATCTAGTACATAAG GGAGAACTGAAAAATGAGCCCACCTATACATATTTGGACTTGGTCCGGACAAGAAAGATGAGAAATGTAACTGTGCTTAATTGTGCCATATG GTTTATCATTACCATTAGCTACTTTGGCCTATCCCTAAATACCCCAAACATGCATGGAGACCCTTACCTGAACTGCCTTCTGTTTGCTGTCATGGAGATCGCGGCTTCTGTTGGGGTGTGGCTGGTGCTCAAGGTGGTTCCTCGACGTATCGTTATTGCCACGACCTTAATGACGGCGGGAACAGTACTGCTGTTCATTCACCTTATCTCAACGG AGTACAGTGTTCTTGGTGTGGTTCTGGCAATGTCTGCTAAATTTGGGATCACTGCGGCCTTCTCAGTGCTCTACGTTTCAGCTGCAGAGCAGTTCCCTACTGTAGTGAGAGGAATGGGGATGGGTCTCTGCTCCATGTCTTCCAAAATTGGAAGCACAATTTCACCATTTTTCCCATATATGG GTCAGTATAACAAAGTCCTTCCCTACATCTTAATGGGGTTCCTGACGGTGTCAGCAGGATTGCTAAGCGTACTGATCCCAGAAACCAGTGGCATTGATCTCCCAGAGGATCTCTCTCAAGTGCAAACACTGAACTG GTGCTGTTTGTGGTGTAAAAAGCAACCCAAAGCAATCCAAACCTGCAAGACATTCCAGAACACTAGTAGCATGGAGAATAGTCAATTATCATGTGTCTGA